In Oryza brachyantha chromosome 2, ObraRS2, whole genome shotgun sequence, a single window of DNA contains:
- the LOC102706163 gene encoding GSH-induced LITAF domain protein: MAATKAATDEPAIGIPYHPAAEAHGRYYYAPDPYAAGMPPPNAIYAGAPKGVPLQQTMFRDTPAPFHCQSCGAAAVSSVRSKPSLASVVACMMPFMMGVCFLCPSMDCLWHKYHYCPSCGEKVAEFKKSDPCLVVDPTRWSEPSFAVPA; the protein is encoded by the exons ATGGCGGCGACCAAGGCGGCCACCGACGAGCCGGCGATCGGCATCCCGTACcacccggcggcggaggcccaCGGCCGGTACTACTACGCGCCGGACCCCTACGCGGCGGGGATGCCCCCTCCGAACGCGATCTACGCCGGCGCCCCCAAGGGGGTGCCCCTGCAGCAGACCATGTTCCGCGACACCCCCGCGCCCTTCCACTGCCAGTcctgcggcgccgccgccgtctcctccgtCCG GTCGAAGCCAAGTCTTGCATCTGTTGTGGCTTGCATGATGCCATTCATGATGGGTGTCTGCTTCCTTTGCCCTTCCATGGACTGCCTCTGGCACAAATACCACTATTGCCCCAGCTGTGGGGAAAAG GTGGCTGAGTTCAAGAAGTCAGATCCGTGCCTCGTTGTGGATCCAACTCGCTGGTCTGAGCCAAGCTTCGCTGTGCCCGCGTAA